From one Panulirus ornatus isolate Po-2019 chromosome 11, ASM3632096v1, whole genome shotgun sequence genomic stretch:
- the LOC139751083 gene encoding probable glutamate receptor translates to MSTTYRLPLYFSHLARLAMVLCMADSAGSNGDPEFSQVIASTNVLSRLPNNTHGSPHLLGNIVLHRHQLVPPILSANHSAGEVAGPAEAMVSLLKYAVPDTNLYLLYDDSHAGVNDFLRRHQKGEERSTTVLRYSDNLIPLQEVLTRPPSHTGTRHILLLCSIRHTQQIFQYVSKHNLESARVWWLTVVDGDAWRPLQRLLREGTQVTLAVRTSLTTYRLLTSTVASDGLPRFTLVGTWQLHPYGPVGQMNQPLVPDLYKRYENLEGREIVVAANDNLPFIGLRKLDDGRLVAHSGIDVEILNTLSQFLNFTYRVVSPPDGQWGGLLPDGTISGMIGQVARREVHIAICEITITGSREMVVDFTTPYYLESVALVSRAPAERNRAFAVFSPFTKQVWLGIAVSTLAIGPILAALTKMMAQYVTWPPLHQTSDYSFNMYRSLVVQSNLIVSRNWPIRFVFFFWYLFCFCIYAMYSGTLTAVLALPAFEKPIDGLADLPEAADHGFTLGVVRDSSIEFIFKEAQTGIYKKVWSLFNHEDRSQSFFKYPDQGFEKITEKKFVFLNPQLSSELRATQRGRENYYFSRETFYPQGYGVACNRGAPFLPKLNQMLAYMMEAGLILQWRVHQIMKASENSPRGDSKASRSSAITLKHLQATFFVLVLGFLLAVIMLGVEVITIKLWLSKAADSFSMEQICPTI, encoded by the exons ATGTCGACCACCTACCGGCTACCACTCTACTTCTCCCACTTGG CACGTCTGGCAATGGTGTTGTGTATGGCAGACAGTGCTGGGTCAAATGGGGACCCAGAATTCTCCCAGGTAATCGCAAGTACAAATGTCCTTTCACGCCTGCCCAACAATACACATGGATCTCCACACTTATTGGGGAATATAGTTCTACACAGACACCAACTGGTGCCACCTATCTTGTCTGCCAATCACAG CGCTGGGGAGGTGGCAGGACCAGCCGAGGCCATGGTGTCCCTCCTGAAGTATGCCGTCCCTGACACTAACCTCTACCTCCTTTATGATGATTCGCATGCAG GCGTGAACGATTTTCTGCGTCGTCACCAGAAAGGCGAGGAGAGATCGACCACGGTACTGAGGTACTCTGACAACCTGATACCCCTGCAGGAGGTGCTGACGAGGCCCCCATCCCACACAGGAACCAGACACATCTTGCTCCTCTGCTCTATCAGGCATACCCAGCAAATCTTCCAATAT GTGAGCAAGCACAACTTAGAGTCTGCTAGGGTATGGTGGCTGACAGTGGTGGACGGAGATGCCTGGCGACCCTTGCAGCGCCTACTTCGGGAGGGGACGCAG gtgaCGCTGGCCGTGAggacctctctcaccacctatCGCCTCTTGACTTCCACAGTGGCCTCAGATGGACTCCCAAG GTTCACACTCGTTGGAACGTGGCAACTACACCCTTACGGACCTGTAGGGCAAATGAATCAGCCGCTCGTGCCGGACTTGTACAAGCGGTATGAGAACTTAGAGGGACGGGAAATCGTGGTGGCAGCCAATGACAACTTACCGTTCATAGGCCTCAGGAAGCTTGACGACGGACGCCTGGTAGCACACTCGGGTATAGACGTGGAGATTCTGAATACTCTCAGCCAGTTCCTGAACTTCAC GTACCGCGTGGTGTCACCCCCAGACGGCCAGTGGGGTGGCCTGCTCCCAGATGGCACCATCTCTGGCATGATAGGCCAGGTGGCTCGCAGGGAGGTGCACATAGCCATCTGTGAAATCACAATCACCG GAAGTCGAGAGATGGTGGTGGACTTCACGACACCATACTACCTGGAGTCCGTGGCGCTGGTGTCTCGGGCGCCCGCCGAAAGGAACAGGGCCTTCGCGGTCTTCTCCCCTTTCACCAAACAG GTGTGGCTAGGCATCGCCGTGTCCACGTTGGCCATAGGTCCCATCTTAGCCGCGTTGACCAAGATGATGGCGCAGTACGTCACATGGCCGCCACTCCATCAGACGAGCGATTACTCCTTCAACATGTACCGCAGCCTAGTTGTGCAAAGCAACCTGATCGTCTCCCGAAATTGGCCTATCAGATTCGTCTTTTTCTTCTGGTATCTCTTCTGCTTCTGCATATATG CCATGTACTCAGGGACGCTGACGGCAGTTCTGGCTTTGCCAGCATTTGAGAAGCCCATCGATGGGTTGGCGGACCTGCCTGAGGCAGCTGACCACGGCTTCACCCTTGGCGTCGTCAGAGATTCCAGCATTGAATTCATCTTCAAG GAAGCTCAGACAGGAATCTACAAGAAGGTCTGGAGTCTGTTCAACCATGAGGATCGATCACAGAGTTTCTTCAAATACCCTGACCAGGGGTTTGAGAAG ATCACGGAGAAGAAGTTTGTGTTCTTAAATCCGCAGCTGAGCTCAGAGCTGCGAGCCACACAGCGAGGAAGAGAGAACTATTACTTTTCTAGAGAGACCTTCTATCCGCAAGGATATGGTGTTGCCTGCAACAGAGGTGCTCCCTTCCTTCCCAAGTTGAACCAAAT GCTGGCATATATGATGGAGGCAGGACTCATACTGCAGTGGAGGGTGCACCAGATCATGAAAGCCTCAGAAAACTCTCCCAGAGGGGATTCAAAGGCAAGCAGGTCTTCAGCCATAACTTTAAAGCACCTGCAGGCAA CGTTCTTCGTTCTGGTTTTGGGCTTTCTATTGGCAGTAATCATGTTGGGGGTAGAGGTAATCACCATCAAACTGTGGTTATCAAAAGCAGCTGATAG TTTTTCGATGGAACAAATTTGTCCGACCATCTAG